In the Flavobacterium pallidum genome, one interval contains:
- a CDS encoding M16 family metallopeptidase: protein MQGQIIPQPKPGPSPSIKINKPETFELKNGLKVMVVENHKLPRVSFSLSIDNAPYAEGNKKGVADMASALIGEGTTKISKDAFNEEIDFLGANVSFGASGAFASSLSKYAGRVLELMADGALNPNFTQEEFDKQKAKIIEGLKSDEKSVPAVAERVKGVLTYGKSHPSGEYLSEETLNNVTLADVKQNYNTYFVPGNAYLVIVGDVKLKDVKKTVEKLFGSWKAATAPSISYTDPKDVQYSQINFVDMPNAVQSEVAAINISNLKMTDPDYFAVIVANQILGGDFNSYINMNLREAHGWTYGARSAIGGDKYVSNFEASTQVRNAVTDSTVVEMFKEIKRIRTEKVSDEMLSNVKAGYVGRFVMQVEKPQTIATYALRTRTQGLPDDFYENYIKNINAVTADDVMRVANKYFLADNMRVIIVGKGSDVLPGLEKLKMPILYFDKYGNKTDKPASKKEVPAGVTTKTVLDNYIKAIGGEKAAKAVKTVLMTGTTELPGAPSPLAFTLKVDVKGKSSVELAMGPMSIMKQVVGDKEGYQVQQGQKMAMEADEFKDAKASAVPFEELTLLTSAEPKLTGIEPINGNDAYALQANADTVYYYDLKSGLKVAEAKTQENEGQKMTLMTYFNDYKDVKGLKFPFNIVKNVGIELDIKFTDIKINEGVTDADFQ from the coding sequence ATGCAAGGACAAATCATACCACAGCCAAAACCGGGACCATCGCCGTCAATCAAGATCAACAAGCCTGAAACTTTTGAGTTGAAAAACGGACTGAAGGTAATGGTCGTGGAAAACCACAAACTGCCACGCGTTTCTTTCAGCTTAAGCATCGATAATGCACCATACGCAGAAGGAAATAAAAAAGGTGTTGCCGATATGGCCAGCGCTTTGATCGGTGAAGGAACTACAAAAATTTCAAAAGACGCATTCAACGAGGAAATCGATTTTCTTGGTGCTAACGTAAGTTTTGGTGCCAGCGGTGCTTTCGCAAGCTCATTGTCCAAGTACGCCGGAAGGGTTTTGGAACTGATGGCTGACGGTGCTTTGAACCCAAATTTCACACAAGAGGAATTCGACAAGCAAAAAGCTAAAATCATCGAAGGACTGAAGTCTGACGAGAAAAGCGTACCTGCTGTCGCTGAGCGCGTAAAAGGCGTTTTGACTTATGGTAAAAGCCACCCGTCCGGGGAATACCTGAGCGAGGAAACCTTAAACAATGTAACCCTTGCCGATGTAAAGCAGAATTACAACACGTATTTCGTGCCGGGCAATGCTTATCTTGTGATCGTTGGCGATGTAAAACTGAAAGACGTAAAGAAAACCGTGGAGAAACTTTTCGGATCATGGAAAGCGGCTACTGCACCTTCTATCAGCTATACAGACCCTAAAGATGTACAATATTCACAAATCAACTTCGTGGATATGCCAAATGCAGTACAATCAGAAGTGGCTGCCATCAACATCTCAAACCTTAAAATGACTGATCCTGATTACTTCGCGGTAATCGTAGCGAACCAAATCCTTGGCGGTGACTTCAACAGCTACATCAACATGAACCTTCGTGAGGCGCATGGCTGGACTTACGGCGCAAGATCTGCTATCGGCGGAGATAAATATGTAAGCAATTTCGAAGCTTCTACACAAGTAAGAAATGCGGTTACCGACAGTACTGTGGTTGAAATGTTCAAGGAAATCAAGAGAATCCGTACAGAGAAAGTTTCTGACGAAATGCTTTCTAACGTTAAAGCAGGATACGTAGGCCGTTTCGTAATGCAGGTTGAAAAGCCGCAAACCATCGCAACTTATGCTCTGAGGACGCGTACACAAGGACTTCCTGATGATTTCTACGAAAACTACATCAAGAACATCAACGCAGTTACTGCTGATGATGTGATGCGTGTAGCCAATAAATATTTCCTTGCCGATAACATGCGTGTCATCATTGTAGGTAAAGGCTCCGATGTACTTCCGGGATTGGAAAAATTGAAGATGCCGATCCTTTATTTCGACAAATACGGAAACAAGACCGACAAGCCGGCTTCTAAAAAAGAAGTCCCTGCAGGCGTGACTACAAAAACAGTTTTGGACAATTATATCAAAGCTATTGGTGGCGAAAAAGCGGCTAAAGCAGTAAAAACCGTTTTAATGACCGGTACTACCGAGCTTCCTGGAGCACCATCACCATTGGCTTTCACCCTGAAAGTGGACGTAAAAGGAAAATCGAGTGTGGAATTGGCCATGGGCCCTATGAGCATCATGAAACAGGTTGTTGGCGACAAAGAAGGATACCAGGTACAGCAAGGCCAGAAAATGGCTATGGAAGCTGATGAATTCAAGGATGCAAAAGCAAGTGCTGTTCCATTTGAGGAGTTGACATTGCTTACAAGCGCTGAGCCAAAACTTACCGGAATTGAGCCAATCAACGGCAATGATGCTTATGCGCTACAAGCCAATGCTGATACCGTTTACTATTATGACCTAAAATCAGGATTGAAAGTTGCCGAAGCTAAAACGCAGGAAAATGAAGGCCAGAAAATGACGCTTATGACCTATTTCAATGACTATAAGGATGTGAAAGGTTTGAAATTCCCATTCAATATCGTTAAAAATGTAGGTATCGAACTGGACATCAAATTCACCGATATTAAAATCAACGAAGGGGTAACCGACGCTGATTTCCAATAA
- a CDS encoding DMT family transporter, translating to MKPTNTKWIFLFILALIWGSSFILILKGLDGLTPIQLGALRIAFAGVFTLLIGFRKLSQIPRNQWKIIALTGLLGNFFPAFLFAMGETKINSSVSAVLNSLTPLNTLMLGLLVFGFHYHKRQILGVFVGFLGSCLLVFCGNAEHGESNYSYAILLVVATMCYGTNVNLVKKYLSNLNPLTIAAGNFAVMIVPAFLILGFTGFFDIIHQAEVSKAAVYVMILGVMGTGVSNILFYRLIQISSPVFATSVTYLIPIVAFFWGFLNDERLTMVQILGGLVILAGVYLSSKK from the coding sequence ATGAAACCAACCAATACGAAATGGATTTTCCTGTTCATTTTAGCCCTGATCTGGGGCAGTTCCTTCATACTGATACTGAAAGGACTTGATGGATTGACACCCATACAGCTAGGCGCGTTGCGGATTGCGTTTGCAGGCGTTTTTACTTTGCTGATCGGGTTCAGGAAATTGTCGCAGATTCCGAGGAACCAATGGAAAATCATTGCGTTGACAGGTTTATTGGGGAATTTTTTTCCGGCATTCCTTTTTGCGATGGGCGAAACAAAAATCAACAGCTCGGTGAGTGCAGTACTGAATTCGCTGACACCGTTGAATACACTGATGCTGGGCCTGCTCGTTTTCGGGTTTCATTATCATAAGAGACAGATATTAGGCGTGTTTGTGGGTTTTTTGGGAAGCTGCCTGTTGGTTTTTTGCGGCAATGCGGAACATGGGGAAAGCAATTATTCCTATGCGATACTTCTGGTCGTTGCGACGATGTGTTATGGGACGAATGTAAATTTGGTGAAGAAATATCTGTCGAACCTGAATCCGTTGACGATTGCTGCCGGAAATTTTGCCGTGATGATTGTACCGGCATTTTTGATTTTGGGCTTTACGGGTTTCTTTGATATTATACATCAGGCGGAAGTCAGTAAAGCGGCGGTATATGTGATGATATTAGGCGTGATGGGAACTGGTGTGTCGAACATTTTGTTTTACAGGCTGATACAGATTTCGTCGCCAGTTTTTGCTACTTCAGTGACTTATCTTATTCCGATTGTGGCGTTCTTCTGGGGCTTTTTGAATGACGAGCGGTTGACGATGGTTCAGATTTTAGGTGGTTTGGTCATTTTGGCTGGGGTTTATTTGTCTTCTAAAAAATAG
- a CDS encoding heavy-metal-associated domain-containing protein has product MKITKSILSLALAAMLFTACKQNASEAATPAKDATATIEKTEAAVTGKMETASFKIEGMSCAVMCASKIEKELSAMEGVKTAKVDFEKKTATVEYDNALQTPQKLADKVESVADGKTYKVSDIKSTADHAMLFKGDQEKPKKTKASKKAKKAETTEKEAKACDKDKAGAKPGCCAAKKHCSEGGKM; this is encoded by the coding sequence ATGAAAATCACGAAATCAATCCTTTCCCTGGCTTTAGCCGCCATGCTTTTCACGGCTTGCAAACAAAATGCTTCAGAAGCCGCAACACCCGCAAAAGACGCTACTGCAACAATTGAAAAAACCGAAGCAGCCGTTACCGGGAAAATGGAAACCGCCAGTTTCAAGATCGAAGGCATGAGTTGTGCCGTGATGTGTGCTTCAAAAATCGAAAAGGAGCTTTCTGCGATGGAAGGCGTGAAAACCGCCAAAGTGGATTTTGAAAAGAAAACTGCCACCGTAGAATATGACAATGCCTTGCAAACGCCACAAAAACTGGCTGACAAAGTGGAATCTGTTGCGGACGGTAAAACTTATAAGGTCTCAGATATAAAATCAACCGCAGACCACGCGATGCTTTTCAAAGGCGACCAGGAAAAACCTAAAAAAACAAAAGCTTCCAAAAAAGCTAAAAAGGCAGAAACCACAGAAAAAGAAGCAAAAGCCTGCGACAAAGACAAAGCAGGTGCTAAGCCAGGCTGCTGCGCTGCTAAGAAACATTGCTCCGAAGGCGGAAAAATGTAA